TGGCTAAGGTGAACCTTGTTGGTTTACAAGACCAAAAAATTTGGATTGAAATTTCCAACACCAAAGCTGCGCAGTTAGGTATTCCCGTCACAGCTATTCAACAAGCGTTGCAACAGCAAAATACCATGGCCAGTGCAGGTTTCTTTGAAACGAAGTCTGACCGCATTCAACTTAGAGTCACAGGGCAGATTAAAAGCGTTGCAGAACTGCAACGTATGCCACTCTTGGTCAATGGAAAAACCATCCAGCTTAGTGACGTTGCTGATGTCTATCGAGGCTTTAGTGAGCCAGCTCAACCCCGTATGCGTTTTATGGGCGAAAATGGTATCGGGATTGCGGTCTCGATGCGTAAAGGTGGCGACATCTTGGCTTTGGGTAAAAACCTAGAGACTGAGTTTTCTAATCTGCAAAAAACTTTGCCTTTGGGGATGGAGCTGAAAAAAGTTTCAGATCAGCCAGTTGCGGTGAAGCGCAGTGTCAACGAATTTATGAAAGTGCTTGCAGAAGCGGTCATTATTGTCCTGCTAGTGAGTTTCTTTTCACTGGGTTTCCGTACTGGGCTGGTGGTGGCATTCTCCATTCCACTGGTCTTAGCGATGACCTTTGCAGGCATGAATATTTTTGATGTTGGCTTGCATAAAATTTCGTTGGGGGCTTTGATTTTAGCACTGGGACTGTTGGTTGATGATGCCATTATTGCAGTCGAAATGATGGCCATTAAAATGGAGCAGGGCTATAGTCGGCTACAAGCCGCGGGGCATGCGTGGCGAACCACGGCCTTCCCAATGCTGACGGGAACATTGATTACCGCTGCGGGCTTTTTGCCAATTGCAACAGCAGCCTCAAGTACAGGTGAATACACGCGTTCTATTTTCCAAGTGGTGACCATTGCTTTAATTGTGTCGTGGTTTGCGGCTGTATTGTTTGTACCTTATTTGGGCGACAAATTATTGCCTGATTTCAATAAGGATCTCATCCAAAAAGCACCGTGGTATAGCCGGTTGTGGGCACGATTGCGCAAGCAGCCTGAGCCACAGTCAACGGTGCATCATCCTGGTGAGCAGCATGATCCCTATCAAACCAAGTTCTATCAAGGTTTTCGTCGTTGGGTCAATCTGTGTGTGACTTATCGAAAAACGGTCATTGCGACAACGGTTGGTATCTTTGTGCTCTCGGTGCTCATGTTTAAATTGGTACCACAACAATTCTTCCCGCCTTCGAATCGCGCAGAAATTTTGGTCGATTTAAAACTCGAGGAAGGTGCATCTTTAACCGCAACTGAAAATGCAGTGAAAAAGGTCGAACAGTTCCTATCGAAGCAAAAGGGGATTGATAACTATGTGGCTTATGTGGGCACAGGTTCACCGCGCTTTTATTTACCGCTCGATCAGCAACTGCCACAGGCAAGTTTTGCACAGTTTGTGGTTTTGGCCTCTTCATTGGATGATCGAAATGAAATTCGCAAGTCTTTAGATACACAAATCCGTCAGTTACTGCCAGATGTTCGTACTCGCGTTTCTCTGCTTGAAAATGGGCCACCTGTTGGTTATCCAATCCAGTATCGGGTATCAGGTGAAGATTTGACACAGGTTCGCGCCTGGGCGGACAAAGTAGCTGCGCTTATTGGCACAAACCCGAACACAACGAATGTACACCTTGACTGGGGTGAGCCAAGTAAGGTGATTAGCTTAGAGATTGATCAAGACCGTGCCCGCCAAATGGGGGTGTCTAGTTTAGATTTAGCCAATTTCTTGAACAGTTCTATTTCGGGTGCCACGATTAACCAATACCGTGAAAAGCGAGAACTGATTGAGATCCGCTTACGCGGAGACCAAGCGGAACGGGCTGAAGTAGAGTCCCTTTCCAGTCTGGCTATTCCAACCTCAAGTGGTGGCACAGTGCCACTCGCGCAAATTGCGAAAATTAATTATGGTTTTGAAGATGGATTAATCTGGCACCGTAACCGCTTACCGACCATTACGGTGCGTGCAGATATTCGAACCAAATTACAGCCTGCCACTGTAGTGGATGAAATGGCTGAACAGATGGATCAGCTGCGTGCAGAATTGCCAAATGGTTATTTGGTTGAAGTGGGTGGTACCGTGGAAGAGTCTGCACGTGGTGGTAAATCGGTTGCAGCGGGCATGCCTTTGTTCTTGGCCGTGGTCATGACCTTGCTGATGATTCAACTGCGCAGTATGTCGCGTGCGACAATTGTACTGCTTACCGCACCTTTAGGCTTAATTGGTGTGGTGTTGTTCCTGCTGTTGTTCAATAAGCCTTTTGGCTTTGTTGCAATGTTGGGTACCATTGCCTTGTCGGGCATGATCATGCGTAATTCGCTGATCTTGATTGATCAGATTGAGCAAGACATTCAAGCAGGGCATGAATCATGGGATGCGATCATCGATGCGACGGTGCGACGTTGTCGTCCAATTGTGCTGACGGCATTGGCAGCAGTTTTGGCGATGATCCCATTGTCTAGAAGTATTTTCTTTGGACCGATGGCCGTTGCGATCATGGGCGGACTGATTGTGGCGACGCTCTTAACCCTGTTCTTTTTACCGGCCTTGTACGCGCAGTGGTTTAAAGTAAAAAAAATTAGCCATAAGCTGTAAATTTATGCCAATATCAGGTGCGAAACGTTGAAAATTTCAATATAGTAGCACCTGAAATTTATGGCATTTTTATAAAGCAGTTTTTGCTACACATTAAAAAATAAACGATGTGGCAAATGAGGTTAAACGCATGATGCAAGACAATGTAACCAAGTATCGCCGTTCTATCGCGATTTCTTATGTCTTCATGTTTTTGGCTTTGTTTACTGTGATTAGTGGCGCATTTTCCTATTGGTATGCCCGAAAAGTCACGCAAATTGATCATGCTGAAGTGTGGTTACAAGCGCAAGCACTTTGGGTGATGCGCAATATCGTGATTTATAGTATTTTGGCGTTATTTGCAGCATTGTGGTTTATTCCTCTTATTTTCTTCACTTGGGACAGTGCATTGTGGGTGACTGGATGCACGGTTGCAGGTGTGATTTTTAGCTGTATCGCATTTCTCTTTCTTCTAAATGCGTGGTTTAAAGGCCTATCTAAATTTTTGAAAAATAAAGCAGTTTTCTAATTCTACTGATTTTTTTTCAAACATCCCCTTGTAAAACTTGGTTTGAACCCAATTTCAGACCACAGTTGAGTATTAAATAAATTCCGTGAGGAGCATCGCCAGACATGGCTAAACGTGATTATTATGAGGTTTTAGGTGTTGCTAAAACCGCTAGTGATGATGAAATTAAAAAAGCCTACCGTAAGTTGGCGATGAAATATCATCCGGACCGCAACCCTGACAATACTGAAGCTGAAGAGAAATTTAAAGAAGCGGCTGAAGCTTATGAAGTTTTATCGGATAGCGAAAAGCGCAGCATGTATGACCGTATGGGGCATCAAGCCTTTGAAGGTGGTATGGGCGGCGGAGGCGGCTTCGGTGGTGGTTTCAGCGCAGAAGACATTTTCAGTCAATTCGGTGACATTTTCGGTGGTGCATTTGGCGGCGGCGGTGGTCGTGGTCAACAGCGTGCGCGTCGTGGTTCAGACTTGCGTTATGTGATGGAACTGACGTTGGAAGAAGCGGTAAAAGGGGTGAAGAAAACCATCACGTTTACAGCACCAGCGCCATGTGAAACCTGTGATGGAAAGGGCTCTAAAAACCCGAACGATGTTGAAACCTGTAAAACTTGTCATGGTGCAGGTCAGGTTCGCATGCAGCAAGGTTTCTTCTCTGTACAGCAGACCTGTAGCACCTGTCGCGGTCAGGGTAAAATCATTAAGAACCCATGTAATACCTGTCATGGTTCAGGTGTTAAAGACCGTCAACAAACCTTAGAAGTGACGATTCCTGCGGGCGTCGACAACGGTGACCGCGTTCGTTTAACGGGTAAAGGCGAAGCGATTCGTGATGGTCAGTCAGGCGACTTGTATGTAGAAGTGGTGGTGCGTGAGCACGAAATCTTCCAACGTGATGGTGCAGACCTGTATATGGATGTCCCTGTGAGCATTGCCGATGCTGCTTTGGGTAAAGAAATTGAAATCCCAACACTTGAAGGTCGTGTGAGTTTGAAGATTCCTGAGGGCACACAAACGGGTAAAATGTTCCGTTTACGTGGCAAAGGAGTTAAACCTGTACGTACCAGTATGCAAGGTGACTTACTCTGCCGTATCGTGATTGAAACACCAGTCAACTTAACAGCACGTCAACGTGAGTTGTTAAAAGAGTTGCAAGAAACCTTGGATGGTGATGATCACAAATCATCACCGAAGAAAAAATCTTTCTTTGACCGTCTGTTTGACTGATAAAACGTCATATCTGTTAAATAAGATTGAAAAAAGCGGGAAGATTTTCCCGCTTTTTTTTATGTTATTGCACTTCTGCTGGCAGCTCAGGTTGATCGATCTCTTCGACTGACACCATTTCTTCTGCCATAGGTGCAGTGGCTGGTACTTGTTGCTCGACCTGCGCTTTGGGATGTGTACTGGTGGTGATCTTTACCTGTGACAAACTTTCTAAGGTGTCGCCTGCTTGAACAGCGGGTTCAGCCTGAACCTGTGCCCAACTCCCCCCAAACGCCATCGCTAGAAAAAGTACCTTTGCTTTCATTCTATTTTCCTCATTTTAAAGTAGTTTTTAAACGCGAACCTAGTCTGCGTAAGATTGATTGCAAATTTGTGAAAAGCTAGAGAAAGCATGCCTGAAAATAAAGCGATTTTTTCGATGAAAATGGCCAACAAACCTTAGTCTGGGCAATCAGTTTTGCTATAGTAAGAGCAATTTTGAAGCTAGATTAGGAATATGTTATGTCAGCAGCTCCACGCATTGGTGTTTTAGGTGCCGGCGGTCGTATGGGTCGCATCCTTATTCAAGCGGTACATGAAGCAGGCTATCAACTGACTGCAGCAGTGGAACGCCCTGAAAGCTCTTTGGTTGGTGCGGATGCCGGTGAGCTTGCAGGCATTGGTAGCCTAGGCGTGAAGGTGGTGGGCAGTCTTGAAGCGATCGTGAGAGATTGTGATGTGGTGATTGATTTCACTGCACCGGTAGCGACTGTTCAGCATTTAAAAATTTGTCGTGAAGCTGGAGTTGCCATTGTCATTGGGACTACGGGCATGAATGACGAACAAAAAGCCTATTTGGATGACTCTGCGACTCAAACACCTGTGGTCTATGCAGCCAACTATTCTGTGGGGGTCAACGTTTCGATTAAACTGTTGGAATTAGCTTCGAAAGTCTTTGGCGACACCGTGGATATTGAAGTGATTGAAGCGCATCACCGTCATAAAGTCGATGCACCATCAGGTACAGCGTTGATGATGGGTGAGGCAATTGCAGGTGCTTTAGGGCGTGACTTGAAAACCGATGCGGTGTATTGCCGTGAAGGTCATACAGGACCACGTGAGCGTCAAAGTATTGGTTTCCAAACCATTCGTGGTGGCGATATTGTCGGTGAACATACGGCTATGTTTATTGCCGATGGTGAGCGTGTTGAAATTACTCATAAAGCAACCAACCGTATGAATTTTGCTTCGGGTGCGGTACGTGCTGCGGCTTGGGTGGTAGGACGTGAAGCACGTAAATATGACATGAAAGATGTACTGGGTTTTAACGACATTCAAGTTTAAGAACCTGTTTCATTCGCCATAAAAACAAGATAAAAAACGAAAATAAGACGAAGAATAGAATGAAAAAAGTCATGTATATGGCTTGTGTTGTTGCCGTGATGACGACAGCACAAGCCAAACCTATGGATCAAGCCAAACTCAGTATTCATAAGAATAATATTAAAGTTTGGACCTATCAAAATGCGCAGAACCCAGTCTTTTTATATAAGGCAGAAACCACGTTTGATGTGCCGATTGAAAAAGCAGTGTCACTGATCTTAGATGTTGACCATGCAGTGAAATGGGTGCCATATATGGGCAGTGTGAAAGTTTTGTCGCGTGATGATAAAAAAGGCGAGTTTCAACTGTATATGGTGCTGGATTTCCCTTTTCCTTTAAAAGACCGTGACTTGGTGGTGCAGGGGAAAATGACCAAGGACAGTCAGGGCATCATTAGCATTAAAAATAAAGCGATTGATAAAAACATCTTTAAAAATCCAGATTATGTGCGCCTAAATCATTATGAGGGCGATTGGGTCTTTCAGAAACTGGGACCAAATAAAGTCAAGGTTTCGACCTCGGGTTATGCCAACCCTGAGGGATCGATACCACTGAAGTTTGTGAATATGTTTGTCCAACAACAACCCTATCAAATGCTGCAAAAAATGAAAAATCAATTGCTGGAACAAGAGGGGACACCTGCCCACTTACCAGCAGTCCTACGTTAATTTCAAATACGAAGAAGCCTACATGCGGGCTTCTTTTATGTTTTAAAATTTAAGGCTGTTGATAAGCATTCAGCAGCTCTAAGGTTGAAGCCTTAGGTAAGTCTAACTGGATTAAACTGAGCATGGCATGTCCTTCACCAGTGAGTGAAATCTTGAAGTTTTCAGCACTGCTTTGGTCACATTGAAACTGTAGATTTTTCTGGCGAGGCAAGTTCATCTGCATTTGACGTTCATTGTTTAACCGATATTGATAAGTTCGTTGGGGCGAGGTTTCAGTCAAGCTCGGCGCTAAACTTAAAAACTGATAATCAGTTAAATTTTGAGTTTTGAGAAACCCTTCAATCAGTGCTTTACAAATAAAATGCTGCTGCTGTACCTGCTGTGAAACATGTGGTGGTTGGCAAGCCGATAAGCTCAATAAGCAAAACAGAGATATGATTATTTTTTTCATAAAAGTGCCTATTTATGGTTGTGAACGAATGACAGGAGCATAATTCTGTTGGCATAATGGATACAGATACATAAAATTTAAAAAAATAGGTACAGATGAATGACATTTCAGTATCAAAGCTTGGCTACACAGTTGCTTGAAAAAATTCAAAATGCTGAATTACCCGCAGGGCAAAAACTGTTGTCGCTACGCCAGTTTGCCAATTTACAAAAGGTCAGCTTGAATACCGCCAAGAGCTGTTATGAGCTACTCGAGTCGCAGGGCCATATTCATGTGAAAAATAAGTCGGGCTATTTTGTCAGTTATCAAAAAAATATCAGCCCATCTATTCCTGTACCACAACATCCTGATTTTCAGTCCCAAGCGCGTGATATTTCCAATTTAGAGCTACAGCTGGAAATTCAACAGTCTTCCATTAATAGCCGCCTTATCCATTTGGGAGCGATTCAGCTTTCTCCAAAACATGTGCCTGTAGAAGCGCTCCGTCGCTCCATTCAACGCGCTTTAAAACACAGCCAACCTGAAGATTTTTTATATAGTGATAAGCAAGGCCATATTCGTTTGCGACAGGCTTTGTCTGAGCATTGGGCTGAAGATGGCTTTTATATTTCACAGGATGATATTTACATCAGCAATGGCTGTATGCCTGCGCTGTCGGTAATGATCCAACACCTCAGTAAGGAAGGCGACAGTGTAATTGTACCGACCCCAAATTTTAATGGTCAGTTGCAAATGCTGGCAGGGTTAAAGCGAAAAATTCTTGAAATTCCAGCCGATACCCAAGGTTTTGATCTTGAGCGTTTAGAGCAGGTCATGCAGAGTTCAGGCGCAAAAGCGTGTTTACTCACGGCCAATTATCAAAATCCCTTGGGGTTTTGCTTAAGCAATGCAGAAAAAGAAAAAATTGCACAACTGGCGGCGCGCTATCAATGCTATGTGATTGAAGATGATATTTATGGTGAATGTAGTTTCAGCTCGAGTCGTCCGCTGCCGATTAAGTATTGGGATCAGCAGGGCTATGTGATTTTCTGTGGTTCGGTTTCCAAGTCCCTTTCAACTGCGTATCGCGTAGGCTGGTTCTGTATTCCGCAGCGTTTAGCACATTTGAAGACTACGTTACTGATGCAAAATATTACAGTGAATACACCCTTGCAGTTGGCACTGGCCGATCTCATTTATAGTCGTGCCTATCGCGAACATTTACAGCAGTTAAAGCCGATTTTGAAACAGCAAGTTGAGCAATACCGACATATGATTCAGCATGCCTTTAACGGAGTTGAGTTACGTATTAATCAACCCTTAGGTGGTTATGCGCTGTGGTTACAGTTGCCCGAATGTATTGATGGTTTAGACATGTACTATTTTGCTCAGCAGCATGGCATCAATATTGTGCCAGGCGAAGTCTTTGGTGAAGGGCAGCGTTATAAAAACTGTATCCGTCTCAATGCAGGTCATGAACTTTCAACAGATATTCGTGCGGCAGTCACCTTGTTGGCCGATTGGGTGAAAGCGCAACTCAGCAGTTCGACATTGGTCAAACAAGCGGTATAAAAAAGCGCCTCTTTTGAGGCGCTTATGGATTAAAAATCGGCTTTTAGGACGATACGATAACGAGCTTTTCCGGAATGTAACCGTTCCAGTGCTTCATTCAACTGTGACATAGGATACAGTTCAATTTGCGGCGCAATATTTTTACGTGCAGCGAACTTGAGGAGTTGGCGTAATGCCGCCGGAGATCCTGTCGGTGAACCTGTGATCGATTTGGCTCCACCAATTAGACTACCCGCGGAAATTTGCATCGGTTCTAAGGGCAGTCCCAACATATGTACCGTACCATTCGGAGCAAGTGTTGCTAAATATGCTTGCCAATTGAGCGTGACATTCACCGTACTGAGCAACAGATCGAATTTGCCTCTTTGTGCTTTAAGTGCATCCACATCTCGGCTATTTACGACATGGTCTGCCCCCATAGCCTTGAGTTCTTCCGTTTTGTCGAGGTTCGAGGTGAACGCTGTAATTTCACAGCCCCATCCCCGAAGTAACTTAATGGCCATATGGCCTAAACCACCGATGCCAATCACGCCAACATGGTGAATGGCTTGAATTTGGTGCTTTAAAATTGGATCAAAAACAGTAATCCCGCCGCATAGCAAAGGCCCAGCCGACTCAGGATCCAGATCTTCTGGTAAAGGAATGATCCACTGCCAACCTGCACGAACTTTGTCGGCAAAGCCACCTGCATGACCGACGATGGTTGCTGTTGACCCACCTGTACAGAGCACTTGTTGACCCGATACACAGGGGTCACAGTGTTGGCAGCTTTCCGCTGTCCAACCGATACCTACACGTTGCCCCAGTTTTAAGCCTTTGGCCTCTGAACCTAAGCGAATGATGGTACCAATAATTTCATGGCCTGCAACCACAGGGTAGACCGATGAATTCCAGTCATTATTGATGACCGAAACATCAGAATGACACAGTCCGCAATATTCCACCTGCACTTCGACCTGATGTGGTTGCAGTTCACCTGCATCGAATTGATAGGGTTGTAACGCTGCGCCTGCTTGCAAGGCTGCATAGGCACGAATGGTGTTATCCGTCATATTCTATATCCTTATTTTCCTGTTTTTGATGTACTTTTATTTAAAATGACAGCTATTTTCATGGTCATTGACCATACCAACCGCTTGCATAAAGGCATAGCAGGTAGTGGGTCCGACAAATTTAAAGCCCTGTTTTTTTAGGGTTTTAGACATGCTTTGGCTTTGAGGTGTCTGTGCAGGTGCTGTACGGTAGTCAGGGACATCATTGTTGATTGCGTGTTGCTCGACAAAGTTCCAGAGCCACTCAACGGGGTTAATGCCTTGTTTTTTCAGGGCTTGCCATGCAATCGCATTGTCACGAATGGCGGTCAGCTTCCCGATATGGCGAATTAAGCCGATATCTTGGACTTTTTCGGCTAAGTCTGTATCACTTAAAGCCGCAATCTGTTCAATGGAATATTGAAAAAACTGGCGATGATAATGTTCACGCTTTTTCAAAACGGTAATCCATGACAGCCCAGCTTGTTGACCTTCGAGGCAGAGCATTGCAAATAACTGCTTTTCATCATGTAGCGGTTTACCCCACTCATGATCATGGTAGTCGATGTAAAGTGGGTCTGAGGAGCACCATCCGCAGCGTTGAGTGGTCATGAACATGCTCCTGATCTTTTTATAGGGTGAAAGGTGCCCATTGGTCGTGTTGATTGTCCCAATAAAACAATTGGGCGTGTTCGAGGTCGGAAAAATTAATCCAGACATCTTTTCCTGTTTTTTCAGCAAATCCAGTGCTGATTAAAAGTGCATCTTCAGTAATTTCCATGATCCAACCTTGGTGGTTTTGTCCAGCCAAGATGATTTTTTGTTGATTGCCTGATTCAGCAAATTCGACCAGACGGTTGATCAACGCTTCTGACATGAAAAATTCCTAAAGTTAACGTAAATAAGGATAGGGATTTACTGCACCACGGCCTTTACCTTGTAAATAAAGTCCATAATGCAAATGTGGGGCTGTATGCCGCGCATTGCCTGTATTGCCGACATAGCCAATCAGGTCGCCTTTTTTGACATAGTCACCGACACTTAAGCCACGTTTATGATCATCAAGATGAGCATAGTAATGCCAAGTGCCTGCTGGCCCCATAATCCAAACCACTTTACCACCCAAATTGTTATTGCGTAAGTCTGCGACGAGCCCTTCTGTGGTAGAAAAAACTTTTGTTCCACGTGGAGCAAGAATGTCGATGCCTTCATGTGTTCGTCCGCTACTGCGGGATGCACCCCAAGTATCTGTGAGTCCATGACGTTTAATGCCTTGAACAGGTACAGGCAACTGCTTAGCTAAACGCAAGTTTTTCAGCTGTTGAACTTGTGAGGCAGGTAACTGGCTTCCACTCGGCGCAGGCGGCGTGGTACGGCAAGCTGCGAGTAACAGAATCACAAAACTTAAACTGACAAGCGCAGAAAGGCGAGGCAAACAATAACGCACGAACAATCCTTTATTATTTCAGTGATCTAATTTTAAAGTGCTAGGGTGAACCCAATCGATTACCCAACTATGTCACAGTTGAATTGCTGAGATCAATTTTTTCATCGCAGTTGGGATGCCCATTTCTGTGACGTTTTGTATGTCTATCCATGTGCTGGCCAATTCTATACTTAAATGTTCGAGTTGGTCGGCATCGACCTCAAAGCAAAGCGCTTCCAGTTGCCAAGTGAAATGGGTGAAACTATGCGAAATGTCAGCGCGTTGCGAGACTTGTTTCAGTCCTAGACTTTGGCACAGTTGCATGAGTTCATCACGATTTTCAAAAATAGGTAAACACCATAAACCACCCCACAGTCCACTATTGGGACGCTGTTGCCACAGCCACTGATTGTGATGACGCAGTACCAAAACTTGGGCAGACTTCACAGGCACAGCTTTCTTCGGTTTTTTAAAAGGCAATTCAGTTTCTAGCCCTTGCGCATGAGCCTTACAGTGTTGCTGCATTGGGCAATATAAACACAGCGGTTTTTTAGGGGTACAGACGGTTGCCCCCAAATCCATGATGGCTTGGGTATAGTCATGGTTGCGTTCAGTTGGACAGAGTTCAGTGGCCAATTGCCACATGCTGCGTTCATGCACAGGTTTGCTCAGATCATCCTCAATGGCAAAAAAGCGTGCGAGCACGCGTTTCACGTTGCCATCCATAATGACGCCGTACTGACGTAAACCCAAAGACATCAGCGCACCTGCGGTAGATGGACCAATGCCTGGCAGTTCAATCCAGTCCTCTAAAGTTTGAGGAAAGTGCCCCTGACGTGCCACGACTCCTGCAGCTTTATGTAGATTACGTGCTCGGGCATAGTAGCCTAATCCTGCCCAGTAGGGTGCGACCTCATCCCATGATGCTGTCCCTAAAGCTGCAACGGTTGGGAAGCGTTCGATAAAACGCTCGAAGTATTGCAGTACGGTTTTGACTTGGGTCTGTTGCAGCATAATTTCCGACACCCAGACTTTGTAGGGATCATCGACTACTTGCCATGGCAGGTCATGTCGACCATGAACATCGAACCAAGTCAGTAATGCATCTGAAAAAGAGAAAGGGGACATCTGAGGCACAAGCAAAAAATTCGACTTAGTATAACTGAATGTCTTTTCTGAGCCCGAGTTTTTGCACATAAAAAATGGCGCTTATGCGCCATTTCAAACCATAAAAACTTAGTCTTTGGTCATACCCCAACGTGCATCGAGTTTTAGCTCTTGGTCTTTGTAGCGTGGAATAATATGGATATGTAAGTGTTCAGATACATCCCCAAATATTTCACCGTCATTAAAACCAATATGAAAGCCTGAAGGTTGATGACGTAATTGGAGTTCATTACGTGCCAGTTCCAGCAAAGACATTAAACTTTTACGTTCTTTGTCGGTGATGTCAAAAAATGAGCTCACATGACGTAGAGGGATAATGACACAGTGACCTTTAGACAATGCATTGGGTTCGGGCAAAATTACCCCAAAGTCATTTTTATCAAGCACGTCATATTCATCAAAATTACAATATTGGCAGTGGGTCTCAGTCATTGTTATCTCCTCTAAAATCTAATTATGTATCCTGTTGGATCTGAAAAATCAAATATTTGATTTTTCAGCTCTAGTTAAGCACTGAGATTGCGTTCTAGCAAGTCATACATTGCATCTAGCCCTTGTCTTTCTGCTTCTGGGTTATAGCCCAAGTCTACGCCATTGGCTTTGGCACGCTCATCGGCCAATGGGTTGCTAAAACCGTGCTTCGCATCTTCAAAAATAATGACTTCATGGTCCACTTTGGCAGCATGCATTTCTTCACGGAAGCTGGCAACATCATCCAACGTGACCATGCTGTCTAACTCACCATGTAAAACTAAAATTTCACCTTGAATTTGACCTTCGACCGCAGGGGCTTTGGGTGCCAATGTTGCATGGAAAGTCGTCACAGCTTTAAGTGGTGCGCCTGAGCGAGCTAAGTCTAAAACCACTTTACCGCCATAACAAAAACCAATCGCCGCCAGTTGATCGGCATTCACTTCAGGCTGGGCAACAAGCGTATCTAAACCTGCTTGAGCCCGGTTGACGATGGTGTCTGCATCCGCAAAAGTTTGCATCATCCATTCATAGGCTTGTTTCGCATCTGTGGTGACATTTTTGTCACCGTACATATCAATCGCCAGAGCAGCATAACCATGTTCAGCCAGTTCGCGAGCACGTTGTTCAGTATATTCATTTCGGCCCCACCATTCGGGTGCAACGATGATACCTGCATGCGGTGTTTGAGAGCTTGGTGCTGCAAAATAACCGATTAAGCGTTGCCCATCGGCGGCGTTATATTGAATTTCTCGAGTTTGAATACTGATTGTCATGCTCAAATCCTGATAGATGATCTACTTTGATTAAAGCATAAAAAGTTTTACAAGGATTTGAAAAATATTCCAATGTATATGAGAAGTGTGAGAAATTATTTTTAAAGGCACACATAAAAAAAGAAGGATCTGAATCCTTCTTTTTCTTTATTAAGAGTCGCGTACTTTAGACTTTGCCACGGGATAAAAATCCGACAATCGCAAGAATCACAGCAATCACCAATAAAATAATCGCAAAGTCTTTGGATAAACCAGCTACGCCACCAAAACCAAGTAAACTTGCAATCAGTGCAATCACTGCGAAGATAATCGCCCAACGAAACATAATTTTTCTCCATAGATGTTCTTATTTATTACTCTATTAGTATAGAAACAAGGTTCAGACACACTGTGTTGCTTTTGTTTAAAAAGT
This DNA window, taken from Acinetobacter sp. WCHA55, encodes the following:
- a CDS encoding efflux RND transporter permease subunit, which translates into the protein MNYNLSEWALKNKGLILYFMLLLGIIGVVSYSKLAQSEDPPFTFKVMVVQTYWPGATAREVSEQVTDRIEKELMTTGKYERIMAYSRPGESMVTFVARDAMRSSEIPDVWYDVRKKVNDIKHELPDGVQGPFFNDEFGDTFGNIYVLTGKDFDYAVMKEYADRLQLQLQRVKDVAKVNLVGLQDQKIWIEISNTKAAQLGIPVTAIQQALQQQNTMASAGFFETKSDRIQLRVTGQIKSVAELQRMPLLVNGKTIQLSDVADVYRGFSEPAQPRMRFMGENGIGIAVSMRKGGDILALGKNLETEFSNLQKTLPLGMELKKVSDQPVAVKRSVNEFMKVLAEAVIIVLLVSFFSLGFRTGLVVAFSIPLVLAMTFAGMNIFDVGLHKISLGALILALGLLVDDAIIAVEMMAIKMEQGYSRLQAAGHAWRTTAFPMLTGTLITAAGFLPIATAASSTGEYTRSIFQVVTIALIVSWFAAVLFVPYLGDKLLPDFNKDLIQKAPWYSRLWARLRKQPEPQSTVHHPGEQHDPYQTKFYQGFRRWVNLCVTYRKTVIATTVGIFVLSVLMFKLVPQQFFPPSNRAEILVDLKLEEGASLTATENAVKKVEQFLSKQKGIDNYVAYVGTGSPRFYLPLDQQLPQASFAQFVVLASSLDDRNEIRKSLDTQIRQLLPDVRTRVSLLENGPPVGYPIQYRVSGEDLTQVRAWADKVAALIGTNPNTTNVHLDWGEPSKVISLEIDQDRARQMGVSSLDLANFLNSSISGATINQYREKRELIEIRLRGDQAERAEVESLSSLAIPTSSGGTVPLAQIAKINYGFEDGLIWHRNRLPTITVRADIRTKLQPATVVDEMAEQMDQLRAELPNGYLVEVGGTVEESARGGKSVAAGMPLFLAVVMTLLMIQLRSMSRATIVLLTAPLGLIGVVLFLLLFNKPFGFVAMLGTIALSGMIMRNSLILIDQIEQDIQAGHESWDAIIDATVRRCRPIVLTALAAVLAMIPLSRSIFFGPMAVAIMGGLIVATLLTLFFLPALYAQWFKVKKISHKL
- the dnaJ gene encoding molecular chaperone DnaJ encodes the protein MAKRDYYEVLGVAKTASDDEIKKAYRKLAMKYHPDRNPDNTEAEEKFKEAAEAYEVLSDSEKRSMYDRMGHQAFEGGMGGGGGFGGGFSAEDIFSQFGDIFGGAFGGGGGRGQQRARRGSDLRYVMELTLEEAVKGVKKTITFTAPAPCETCDGKGSKNPNDVETCKTCHGAGQVRMQQGFFSVQQTCSTCRGQGKIIKNPCNTCHGSGVKDRQQTLEVTIPAGVDNGDRVRLTGKGEAIRDGQSGDLYVEVVVREHEIFQRDGADLYMDVPVSIADAALGKEIEIPTLEGRVSLKIPEGTQTGKMFRLRGKGVKPVRTSMQGDLLCRIVIETPVNLTARQRELLKELQETLDGDDHKSSPKKKSFFDRLFD
- the dapB gene encoding 4-hydroxy-tetrahydrodipicolinate reductase, with the protein product MSAAPRIGVLGAGGRMGRILIQAVHEAGYQLTAAVERPESSLVGADAGELAGIGSLGVKVVGSLEAIVRDCDVVIDFTAPVATVQHLKICREAGVAIVIGTTGMNDEQKAYLDDSATQTPVVYAANYSVGVNVSIKLLELASKVFGDTVDIEVIEAHHRHKVDAPSGTALMMGEAIAGALGRDLKTDAVYCREGHTGPRERQSIGFQTIRGGDIVGEHTAMFIADGERVEITHKATNRMNFASGAVRAAAWVVGREARKYDMKDVLGFNDIQV
- a CDS encoding START domain-containing protein yields the protein MKKVMYMACVVAVMTTAQAKPMDQAKLSIHKNNIKVWTYQNAQNPVFLYKAETTFDVPIEKAVSLILDVDHAVKWVPYMGSVKVLSRDDKKGEFQLYMVLDFPFPLKDRDLVVQGKMTKDSQGIISIKNKAIDKNIFKNPDYVRLNHYEGDWVFQKLGPNKVKVSTSGYANPEGSIPLKFVNMFVQQQPYQMLQKMKNQLLEQEGTPAHLPAVLR